The following coding sequences are from one Xiphophorus couchianus chromosome 22, X_couchianus-1.0, whole genome shotgun sequence window:
- the LOC114137678 gene encoding rho guanine nucleotide exchange factor 7-like isoform X1 encodes MNSAEQTVTWLITLGVLESPKKSVSDPEAFLQASLQDGVVLCRLLERLRPGTVDKFIQEPRSDSECQRNIAEFIKGCGAFSVEPFVVSDLLQGLNFSKVLNSLVALNKATEELSVPGDGVCVPHSSNIRIKSFDSLNIQSRSSKLQQPQYRSLDMSDGGVCGQLLVKARFAFQPTNEDELSFSKGDVICVTKQVEGGWWEGSLNDKTGWFPSNYVRELKGGDKTTDKPKCGTLKSPPKGFDTTIISKTYYNMVLQNILEAESEYSRELQSLLGTYLRPLHPTDRLSSVDIGHIQGNLEEISTFQQMLVQSLDEQTKLPENQQKIGGFFLNLMPEMKAIYVAYCSNHPSAVSVLTQHSDDLREYMESKGASSPGNLTLTVSLSKPFTRMERYPALLKELDRHMEEQHPDQADLSAAMAAFKSLAAECEEVRKRKNLELQILTEPIRNWEGEDIKTLGPVLHMSQVKVHTQNCQESNERFLILFPHTLLMLSASLRMSGFIYQGKMPLSGMLISRIEDGENLKNAFEISGGQCERTQIACSSQRDLQDWLDLLTKHTHTTPPQVCKLQDVCYTLPSHPATHSRYSESRGASPYNTLPHPSLNGTISSSTPMWGPLEPPSTPKPWTLSCLRPAPPLRPSAALCFKEDVSKSPKNKRPLLPTIRKPERKPSEEDFTARKSTVALEEDAQILKVIEAYCTSAKTRQTLNSTWQGTDLMHNHVLAETSLTVAALPSNLLSSDQSEDSDYDSIWTNQSHRTASFSRSSRKDVHMLFPEEEKIIVEETRSNGQTVVEERSLVDTVYSLRDEVQELKQDNKRIKRTLEEEQRARKELERIVRRVLKNMNDPTWDETNL; translated from the exons cCTTTTGTAGTGAGTGACCTCCTGCAGGGACTGAACTTCTCCAAAGTACTAAACTCCTTAGTTGCTCTTAACAAAGCCACTGAAG AGTTGTCCGTCCCAGGAGACGGCGTATGTGTGCCGCACTCCTCCAATATACGGATCAAATCATTCGACTCTCTGAACATTCAAAGTCGTTCCTCTAAGCTGCAGCAGCCTCAGTACCGCAGCCTG GACATGTCGGATGGCGGCGTTTGCGGCCAGCTGCTGGTCAAAGCACGTTTCGCCTTCCAGCCGACCAACGAGGATGAGCTCTCCTTCTCCAAGGGTGACGTCATCTGTGTGACCAAGCAGGTGGAGGGGGGCTGGTGGGAAGGCTCGCTGAACGACAAGACTGGGTGGTTCCCCAGTAACTACGTACGGGAACTGAAAGGAGGCG acaaaacaacagACAAGCCAAAGTGTGGGACTCTGAAAAGTCCCCCAAAAGGTTTTGACACCACCATCATCTCAAAGACCTATTACAACATG GTCCTACAGAACATCCTGGAGGCAGAAAGTGAATATTCAAGGGAGCTACAGAGTCTCCTGGGGACATACCTACGTCCACTTCACCCCACAGACAG ACTCAGCAGTGTTGACATTGGTCATATTCAGGGAAATCTGGAAGAGATCTCTACATTCCAGCAGATGCTTGTCCAGTCCTTGGATGAACAGACCaa GCTTCCAGAGAACCAACAGAAAATCGGGGGTTTCTTTCTGAACCTGATGCCTGAGATGAAGGCCATATATGTGGCTTACTGCTCCAATCACCCATCTGCAGTCAGCGTGCTCACACAACACAG TGATGATCTTAGGGAATATATGGAGTCAAAAGGAGCGTCCAGTCCTGGCAACCTGACACTAACAGTCAGTCTGAGTAAACCCTTCACCAGAATGGAAAGATACCCAGCACTGCTGAAAGAACTGGACAGACATATGGAA GAGCAACACCCCGACCAAGCTGACCTCAGTGCTGCCATGGCAGCCTTCAAAAGCCTTGCA GCAGAGTGTGAGGAGgtaagaaagaggaaaaacctGGAGCTACAGATTCTGactgagccaatcagaaactGGGAAGGAGAAGATATTAAAACTCTCGGCCCAGTTCTCCACATGTCCCAAGTCAAAGTTCACACGCAGAATTGCCAG GAGTCAAATGAACGCTTCCTCATCCTGTTCCCTCACACTCTGCTCATGCTCTCAGCTAGCCTCCGAATGAGTGGATTCATATACCAG gGGAAAATGCCTTTATCAGGAATGCTCATCTCCAGAATTGAAGATGGAGAAAACCTGAAGAATGCTTTTGAAATATCTG GAGGCCAATGTGAGCGCACGCAGATAGCTTGTAGCAGTCAACGTGATTTACAAGACTGGTTGGACCTCctcaccaaacacacacacaccacaccaCCTCAAGTGTGCAAGCTTCAGGATGTTTGTTACACA TTGCCCTCCCATCCTGCCACTCACTCCAGATACTCTGAGTCTCGCGGGGCGAGCCCTTACAACACCCTGCCTCATCCCTCCTTAAATGGGACAATTTCCAGTAGCACCCCCATGTGGGGACCGCTGGAGCCACCAAGCACCCCCAAACCCTGGACCCTGAGCTGCCTTCGCCCTGCACCTCCACTACGACCGTCTGCTGCTCTGTGCTTCAAAGAG gaTGTAAGTAAAAGTCCCAAAAACAAGAGGCCGCTGCTCCCTACCATAAGAAAACCAGAGAGGAAGCCATCGGAGGAAGATTTCACTGCCAGAAAGA GCACAGTGGCTCTGGAGGAGGATGCTCAGATACTGAAGGTGATTGAGGCTTACTGCACGAGTGCAAAGACTCGCCAGACTCTAAACTCCA CATGGCAGGGAACTGACCTCATGCACAACCATGTGCTGGCTGAGACCAGCCTCACGGTGGCTGCACTCCCTAGTAACCTGCTAtcttctgaccaatcagaagaCTCCGATTATGACAGTATCTGGACTAATCAGAGTCACAGGACCGCCTCGTTTTCTC GCTCCAGCAGAAAAGATGTCCATATGCTGTTCCCAGAGGAGGAGAAGATTATTGTTGAAGAAACGAGGAGCAACGGACAAACTGTAGTGGAGGAACG GAGTCTGGTGGACACCGTTTATAGCCTCAGAGATGAGGTTCAGGAACTCAAGCAG GACAACAAGAGAATAAAGCGAAcgctggaggaggagcagcgAGCGAGAAAAGAGCTGGAGAGAATCGTCAGGCGGGTTCTGAAGAATATGAACGACCCAACCTGGGACGAGACCAACCTCTGA